The proteins below come from a single Gimesia alba genomic window:
- a CDS encoding DUF692 domain-containing protein, giving the protein MTDNNEMIEVPLIGVGFRKPLADWVLSDPIELDCVEVTAEHFFDSDTSTLSQLAKDYLVSVHGLGLSLGTPGPLDNSTLRQFQRVADHANAKWITEHIAFTKTDDVDLGHLNPLPMTESSLTILADHAREVMDRCQRPLLLENITSYLRIPGDYTEPEFLNRLCERAGSGLLLDVTNLLINGQNHCFDPVKWLHEVEPDFIRQVHIVGYSIQNGIYHDRHCEPIQDNLYDLLSEVVRYAPVEAVILERDMAIPAPTDLSAELLRLEETCERARND; this is encoded by the coding sequence GTGACTGACAACAACGAAATGATCGAGGTCCCTCTGATTGGAGTCGGATTTCGTAAGCCATTAGCGGACTGGGTACTGTCGGACCCGATAGAACTGGATTGCGTTGAAGTCACAGCCGAACATTTCTTCGATTCTGACACATCAACTCTGTCACAACTTGCCAAAGACTACCTGGTCTCTGTCCATGGTCTGGGACTCTCCCTGGGAACTCCCGGTCCGCTTGATAACTCAACATTGAGACAATTTCAGAGAGTTGCTGACCACGCCAATGCAAAATGGATCACCGAGCATATCGCCTTTACGAAGACTGACGACGTTGACCTGGGGCACCTCAATCCATTGCCGATGACGGAAAGTTCTTTAACCATCCTGGCCGACCATGCGCGTGAAGTCATGGACCGCTGTCAAAGGCCTTTGCTCTTAGAGAATATCACATCGTACCTGCGAATTCCTGGAGATTATACTGAGCCGGAATTCCTGAACCGTCTATGCGAGCGAGCCGGGAGTGGGCTGCTCCTGGATGTCACCAATCTGTTGATCAACGGTCAAAACCATTGTTTTGATCCAGTCAAATGGTTACATGAAGTCGAGCCGGACTTCATTCGACAGGTGCATATCGTCGGCTATTCGATCCAGAATGGCATTTATCACGATCGTCATTGTGAACCGATTCAAGACAATCTTTACGATCTTCTCAGCGAGGTCGTGCGCTATGCGCCAGTAGAAGCAGTCATACTTGAACGAGACATGGCAATTCCAGCACCAACGGATCTGTCAGCGGAATTGCTTCGTCTGGAAGAAACCTGTGAGCGCGCCCGAAATGATTAG
- a CDS encoding vWA domain-containing protein — translation MIRSGQFGRTSLSSSLQRAYQRWLNEASVGKLLSASIGNDPSLRDVLRMARPTPKDNARRALFGWLTGKELEKWAPATAADLPRQVQALIAFRQAETDAAQAEIVKDLSVRWDLLADAAKGPLTWKAIARQMGPQALRMNLNTLLRHEVFNDSVLVDYVADRLADEDEIRRSRQFPYQYLAAYLNVAPVISHKIKAALHAAAEIACGNVPELTGPVVIGLDTSGSMSSSVTGWQARGASSKMRCVDAAALFAAAILRRNPDSVVIPFDTRAYDARFDASDSILSLSERLAKYGGGGTDCSVPLREANARLCNRAFAGCVLVSDNESWVGAGRRGATGVMSEWQTFVKNQKRLGVTDPKLVCIDIQPYGSSQAPERGDILNIGGFSDAVFNVVSSFVGNDASRFVAEIESIAV, via the coding sequence ATGATCCGTTCGGGACAGTTTGGTCGTACGAGTCTGTCGTCCAGTCTGCAGCGTGCGTACCAGCGCTGGTTGAACGAAGCGTCGGTAGGCAAGTTGCTCTCGGCTTCGATCGGCAACGATCCGAGTCTGCGCGACGTACTGCGAATGGCGCGACCTACGCCAAAGGACAACGCACGACGTGCGCTCTTCGGTTGGTTGACGGGTAAGGAGCTGGAAAAGTGGGCTCCTGCGACGGCAGCCGACTTACCGCGACAGGTACAGGCGCTGATCGCGTTTCGTCAGGCAGAAACCGATGCAGCACAGGCGGAGATTGTGAAAGATCTGTCCGTGCGTTGGGATCTGCTGGCGGATGCAGCCAAAGGGCCGCTGACCTGGAAGGCGATCGCCCGCCAGATGGGACCGCAGGCACTGCGAATGAACCTCAACACGCTGCTGCGTCACGAGGTATTCAACGACAGTGTGCTGGTAGATTACGTGGCCGATCGACTGGCGGATGAAGACGAAATCCGTCGTTCGCGGCAGTTTCCTTACCAGTACCTGGCGGCGTATCTGAACGTGGCTCCGGTAATTTCGCACAAGATCAAGGCGGCGCTGCATGCCGCAGCCGAGATCGCCTGCGGGAACGTGCCGGAGTTGACGGGGCCTGTGGTCATCGGTCTGGATACGTCCGGTTCGATGAGTAGTTCCGTGACCGGTTGGCAGGCCCGTGGTGCGTCGAGCAAGATGCGCTGTGTGGATGCGGCAGCGCTGTTTGCGGCAGCGATTCTGCGGCGTAACCCGGACAGCGTGGTGATTCCGTTCGATACCCGTGCTTACGATGCACGCTTTGATGCGTCCGACTCAATTCTGAGTCTGTCAGAGCGGTTGGCGAAGTACGGCGGCGGTGGAACCGACTGTTCGGTTCCGCTTCGCGAAGCCAACGCACGACTGTGCAACCGCGCGTTTGCCGGCTGTGTGCTGGTGAGCGATAACGAGAGCTGGGTCGGCGCGGGCCGCCGTGGTGCGACCGGCGTGATGTCCGAATGGCAGACGTTCGTGAAGAACCAGAAACGGCTCGGCGTGACCGATCCGAAACTGGTTTGTATCGACATCCAGCCATACGGTTCATCACAGGCTCCCGAGCGGGGCGACATCCTGAACATCGGCGGCTTCAGTGACGCGGTGTTCAACGTGGTTTCCTCGTTTGTTGGGAACGATGCCAGCCGGTTCGTGGCGGAGATCGAATCGATCGCAGTCTGA
- a CDS encoding DUF4274 domain-containing protein, whose product MAKKVRKKTKQEMADPVFRKRVSSQSEVLLRAYAECEKLSPSRLQFIYDLTGGGWISRFENLDDDAAFEKESRRWTKLRREFLNTVEKPREIHCFTCLYNADEGIKPLIRMMKHPSCDAGSALRMFWVYDPVYYSDYRTISECPDNEGQDVMRMLRAIKRRFKQSDFKTRKFYFDPEPWLQADHVDLEALQLPDAMLTAIPKSSRGVK is encoded by the coding sequence ATGGCAAAGAAAGTCCGTAAGAAAACGAAGCAGGAGATGGCAGACCCCGTTTTCCGCAAACGTGTGTCATCACAATCAGAGGTGCTGTTGCGTGCTTATGCGGAATGCGAGAAGTTATCTCCATCGCGACTTCAATTCATATATGATCTGACTGGGGGGGGCTGGATCAGTCGCTTTGAAAATCTTGATGACGATGCCGCATTCGAAAAGGAATCTCGCCGGTGGACCAAGCTACGTCGGGAGTTTCTGAATACCGTTGAGAAGCCCAGGGAAATACATTGCTTCACTTGTCTTTATAACGCCGACGAGGGCATAAAACCGCTCATTCGCATGATGAAGCATCCGTCCTGCGATGCCGGGTCCGCCTTGCGAATGTTCTGGGTCTATGACCCGGTCTACTATTCTGATTACAGAACCATTTCTGAATGCCCTGATAACGAAGGGCAGGACGTAATGAGGATGCTGAGGGCGATCAAGCGTCGATTCAAGCAGAGCGACTTTAAAACTCGCAAGTTTTACTTCGACCCGGAGCCATGGCTGCAGGCTGATCATGTCGACCTGGAAGCACTGCAGTTACCCGATGCGATGCTGACAGCTATCCCCAAGTCCTCGCGCGGTGTTAAATAA
- a CDS encoding DUF434 domain-containing protein codes for MPDRRQHRGSHPQDRGLFDLDAAPALLRATGDLNWLLTRGYASASALKLVGDRYALNARQRLAVARCACGEEDATRRQQHQVQTQDLAQQELWIDGYNVLTSLEAALSGGVILHAHDGCFRDMASMHGSYRKVAETIPAIQILGTLMAEWNVAVCRWLLDQPVSNSGRLKTMLREISEERGWNWEIDLVPDPDPVLIGSDQIVASADSQILNQAERWFNLARVAIDARVPDAWIVDLSGEGVERTSET; via the coding sequence ATGCCCGATCGGCGGCAACATCGTGGTTCGCATCCGCAGGATCGGGGTCTGTTTGATCTCGATGCCGCGCCCGCGTTGCTCAGGGCGACGGGGGATCTGAACTGGCTGTTGACCCGCGGCTATGCGTCAGCGTCTGCACTTAAACTGGTCGGTGATCGGTATGCGTTGAATGCGCGGCAACGTCTGGCCGTGGCCCGTTGTGCCTGCGGTGAAGAGGATGCCACCCGACGACAACAACACCAGGTTCAGACTCAAGACCTGGCGCAGCAGGAATTGTGGATTGATGGTTACAACGTGTTGACGTCGCTGGAGGCGGCGTTGTCGGGCGGGGTGATCTTACATGCGCACGATGGCTGCTTTCGTGACATGGCCAGCATGCACGGCAGCTATCGCAAGGTGGCCGAGACGATTCCCGCGATTCAAATTCTGGGAACGCTGATGGCGGAATGGAATGTCGCTGTCTGTCGCTGGCTGCTGGATCAGCCGGTTTCCAACAGTGGGCGTCTGAAGACGATGCTGCGCGAAATCAGTGAGGAACGCGGCTGGAACTGGGAGATCGACCTGGTGCCTGACCCCGATCCCGTGTTGATCGGCTCGGATCAGATCGTGGCCTCCGCCGACAGCCAGATTCTCAACCAGGCAGAGCGCTGGTTCAATCTGGCGCGCGTCGCCATCGACGCACGCGTTCCCGACGCCTGGATTGTGGATCTATCGGGGGAGGGAGTTGAGAGAACGTCGGAGACATAA
- a CDS encoding PVC-type heme-binding CxxCH protein gives MRLCLVIAALTLSNLYSTVRAAEPFELKKNERIVAVGNSLAERMNLYGNFETLLHTRFPEKEIIFRNFGWPADEVGIQQRPSNYTAIDDPLEVYGPETFFCFFGFNESFAGDSKESLDAFVAKYRAYIAEQTKRFTKEGRKPRFVLISPIAFEATGNPLQPSGVKENKNLAAYTAAIKKLAKEDGHRFVDLFTDTKPLFDKEPGNQYTSNGAHANEKGDRVIGELLDASLFVSRHPLGTGTSQFELVRKWVNDKSWFHAQDYRMLNGWYVYGGRRTWDMETFPGEYQKIRKMVAVRDHYIWELAAGGVVPDQPDDSKTGEVFIPETMFGSRSDSFREMREPKELKYPTPEESIKMMTVPEGFKVELFASEREFPELANPNQIAFDNKGRLWVSCMANYPQWMPGAGRPSDRLLIFEDTDGDGRADKCTPFYDKLICPTGFEFWNGGVLVVDEPRILFLKDTDGDDKADLVEQIVDGIATDDTHHTVGAWEYSNGGLLHMLEGVALSTTLETPYGAFRNKDTAGCYTLDPRSLKFRHFRTPGYGNPWCLVFDKWGNGMVGDGTNAKQHWTSPLSGLEVNTRRTLEPNFDNQGMRPAVGNEFLISRHLPDAMQDQFIYACVINMHGMPRFNLRDQKDGAGFEGERVDDLLSSTDMIFRPVDPKVGPDGAIWFGDWCNALIGHMQYSQRDPNRDHKHGRVYRLVNTKKPLLKPVTQAGKSIEELLEQLQAYELRTRYRARRELWDRDQDQVLAAVSKWVDGVSDPMQLCEAMWVQESFRAVDPKLVDRILASDEYRARAAAIHVLVNEMDRQPKLMEYLAKAINDPHPRVRLEAVRGLSFFPSVEATELALKAADQKRDYWIDYTLEHTLHALKPAWEAAEKKPDFLANSSDAAKKYLDRYKKMTGPGGAAVKPLEMAESVESSPAKRKAAIRELAKLSGGNADRGQGVFKQVCSACHKIGDLGKKFGPDLSDIGQRVSKIEMMTSILMPNDKISKGYETVAILTEEGEVHTGFILSETDETITLGLAKGKKIDIAKDEIDIRKPMKSSSMPEGLIKTIAPIEFLDLVAYLSKQRQIAAVKDKDGWISAKQKTIKLRKHNGFQEISRDAAIKFGGKFGNNTWNKDAYLFLTDVPAESFDFAFHSDHDTDSPSVTIRLEQDSEVRSIWLRNRGGLQERAKGLTVWISSDGTNYEKVWTADKVAPQWMVELPEGTRAKFVKVGLEGKGTLHLHQAAIYGK, from the coding sequence ATGCGACTTTGTCTTGTTATAGCCGCTCTCACGCTCAGCAATTTATATTCAACCGTCAGGGCTGCAGAGCCTTTTGAACTGAAAAAAAATGAGCGCATCGTCGCCGTCGGAAACTCGCTGGCCGAACGCATGAACCTCTACGGAAATTTCGAGACGCTGCTTCATACGCGTTTCCCGGAAAAGGAGATCATTTTTCGGAACTTTGGCTGGCCCGCCGATGAAGTTGGCATTCAACAGCGCCCCAGTAATTACACGGCGATTGACGATCCGCTGGAAGTTTACGGCCCCGAAACGTTTTTCTGTTTCTTCGGTTTTAATGAATCCTTCGCCGGCGATTCGAAAGAAAGTCTGGATGCCTTCGTCGCGAAGTACCGCGCTTATATCGCCGAGCAGACCAAACGCTTCACCAAAGAAGGCCGTAAGCCGCGCTTCGTGCTGATCAGCCCGATTGCCTTTGAAGCAACGGGGAATCCACTGCAGCCATCAGGTGTGAAAGAAAACAAAAATCTGGCCGCATATACCGCGGCGATCAAAAAACTGGCAAAGGAAGACGGGCATCGTTTTGTCGACCTGTTTACCGATACCAAACCGCTGTTCGACAAGGAACCCGGCAACCAGTATACATCAAATGGTGCTCACGCTAACGAAAAGGGCGACCGGGTGATTGGCGAACTGCTGGATGCCAGTCTTTTCGTTTCGCGTCATCCGCTGGGAACGGGAACGTCTCAATTCGAGTTGGTTCGCAAATGGGTGAATGACAAATCCTGGTTCCACGCGCAAGACTATCGGATGCTCAACGGCTGGTACGTTTACGGCGGTCGTCGGACCTGGGACATGGAAACCTTTCCCGGCGAGTATCAGAAGATTCGCAAGATGGTAGCGGTCCGTGACCACTATATCTGGGAGCTGGCCGCTGGTGGAGTCGTGCCGGATCAGCCCGATGATTCGAAGACGGGGGAAGTCTTCATTCCGGAAACCATGTTCGGCAGCCGCAGCGATTCGTTTCGTGAAATGCGAGAGCCTAAAGAGCTGAAGTATCCGACGCCCGAAGAGTCCATCAAGATGATGACGGTTCCCGAAGGTTTTAAGGTTGAACTGTTTGCTTCCGAGCGGGAGTTCCCCGAACTGGCGAATCCGAATCAGATTGCCTTTGATAACAAAGGACGTCTGTGGGTTTCGTGCATGGCCAATTATCCGCAGTGGATGCCCGGCGCGGGACGCCCCAGCGACCGCCTGTTGATCTTTGAAGATACCGACGGCGATGGTCGTGCCGACAAGTGCACCCCTTTTTATGACAAATTGATTTGCCCGACCGGTTTTGAATTCTGGAACGGCGGCGTGCTGGTCGTGGATGAACCGCGCATTCTGTTCCTCAAAGATACGGACGGCGATGACAAAGCCGATCTGGTCGAACAGATTGTGGATGGTATCGCCACCGACGACACGCACCATACGGTGGGGGCGTGGGAATATTCCAACGGCGGCTTGCTGCACATGCTCGAAGGGGTCGCCCTGTCGACGACTCTGGAAACACCCTACGGTGCCTTTCGTAATAAAGATACCGCCGGCTGTTATACGCTCGATCCACGCAGCCTGAAGTTCCGTCACTTCCGCACACCTGGTTACGGTAACCCGTGGTGTCTCGTCTTCGACAAGTGGGGCAATGGTATGGTGGGTGATGGTACCAACGCCAAACAGCACTGGACGAGTCCCTTGTCCGGTCTGGAAGTCAATACGCGGCGGACGCTTGAACCCAACTTTGATAACCAGGGAATGCGTCCCGCGGTCGGAAATGAATTCCTGATCTCGCGGCACCTGCCCGATGCGATGCAGGATCAGTTTATCTATGCCTGTGTGATCAACATGCACGGCATGCCGCGATTCAATTTGCGTGATCAGAAAGACGGCGCCGGTTTTGAGGGGGAGCGTGTTGACGATTTGCTTTCCTCGACCGATATGATTTTCCGTCCCGTTGATCCTAAAGTCGGTCCGGATGGTGCGATCTGGTTTGGCGACTGGTGCAATGCGTTGATTGGTCATATGCAGTACTCACAACGCGATCCAAACCGCGACCACAAACACGGGCGTGTTTATCGTCTGGTCAATACAAAGAAGCCACTGCTCAAACCTGTGACTCAAGCCGGCAAATCCATCGAGGAATTGCTGGAGCAGTTGCAGGCTTACGAACTGCGGACCCGTTATCGTGCCCGCCGCGAACTCTGGGACCGCGATCAGGATCAGGTGCTGGCGGCTGTCAGCAAATGGGTGGATGGAGTGAGCGATCCGATGCAGTTATGTGAAGCGATGTGGGTGCAGGAAAGTTTCCGTGCCGTCGATCCGAAACTCGTCGATCGCATTCTGGCTTCAGACGAATACCGTGCCCGGGCGGCTGCAATTCATGTTCTCGTGAATGAAATGGATCGCCAGCCGAAGCTGATGGAGTATCTGGCGAAAGCGATTAATGATCCTCATCCGCGTGTGCGACTGGAAGCGGTTCGCGGCTTGAGTTTCTTCCCTTCAGTGGAAGCAACCGAGCTCGCGTTAAAGGCAGCCGACCAGAAACGCGATTACTGGATCGATTACACACTGGAACATACGCTGCATGCCTTGAAGCCCGCCTGGGAAGCGGCTGAAAAGAAACCCGACTTTCTGGCCAATTCTTCTGACGCGGCGAAGAAGTACCTCGACCGCTATAAGAAAATGACGGGGCCGGGTGGTGCTGCGGTGAAGCCGCTGGAGATGGCGGAATCCGTCGAATCTTCACCAGCGAAACGGAAAGCAGCAATCCGCGAACTGGCGAAATTGTCGGGCGGCAACGCCGACCGGGGGCAAGGCGTGTTTAAGCAGGTCTGCTCGGCCTGTCACAAGATTGGTGATCTGGGCAAAAAGTTTGGACCCGATCTGAGCGACATCGGTCAGCGGGTGAGTAAAATCGAAATGATGACCTCGATCCTGATGCCGAACGACAAGATTTCGAAAGGTTATGAAACCGTCGCCATTCTGACGGAAGAAGGTGAAGTGCATACCGGCTTCATTCTTTCCGAAACCGATGAGACGATTACACTCGGACTGGCGAAGGGGAAAAAGATCGATATCGCGAAAGACGAAATCGATATCCGTAAGCCGATGAAGTCCAGTTCGATGCCCGAAGGGTTGATCAAAACGATCGCGCCGATCGAGTTTCTGGACTTGGTGGCATATCTGTCGAAGCAACGTCAGATCGCCGCTGTGAAAGATAAGGACGGCTGGATCAGTGCGAAGCAGAAAACGATCAAGCTGCGGAAGCACAACGGATTTCAGGAAATCTCGCGCGATGCGGCGATCAAATTCGGTGGCAAATTCGGGAACAATACCTGGAACAAAGATGCGTACCTGTTTCTGACGGATGTGCCGGCGGAGTCGTTCGATTTCGCGTTCCATTCGGACCACGATACCGACTCGCCTTCCGTGACGATTCGCCTCGAACAGGATTCCGAAGTTCGTTCCATCTGGCTAAGGAATCGGGGCGGCCTGCAGGAACGCGCCAAAGGCCTGACCGTCTGGATTTCTTCTGATGGCACCAACTATGAAAAAGTCTGGACGGCCGACAAAGTCGCCCCGCAATGGATGGTCGAACTGCCCGAAGGAACCCGCGCGAAGTTCGTCAAGGTCGGCCTCGAAGGCAAGGGTACCCTGCACCTGCATCAAGCCGCGATTTACGGTAAATAA
- a CDS encoding DUF1559 domain-containing protein, which produces MNHRKSRGFTLIELLVVIAVIAILIALLLPAVQQAREAARRSQCKNNLKQYGLALHNYHSTHQVLPPGSLRGTGLAWGFVAHLLPFIDQANVYDTIDFEHTDCAQYIINQQTAGLPDPSSILLPIVTCPSDPNSQIQLLSGPTGPTPNSYNTGRLYPSDYLGVSGSKESSSGTCPFNGILNGDGTLYTKSRTRFGDVTDGLSTTFLVGERGIPSDWGWGWPICGGTECEQYIATERGLAPPDLPPDTNQSVLSFWSWHTGGTHFLMGDGAVRFLSTSLDYPTFLSLSTRSNGEVVGEF; this is translated from the coding sequence ATGAACCATCGCAAATCCCGCGGATTTACACTCATTGAATTGCTGGTGGTCATTGCGGTCATCGCGATTTTGATCGCATTGCTTCTGCCTGCTGTGCAACAGGCGCGGGAAGCGGCGAGACGGTCACAGTGTAAGAATAATCTCAAGCAATACGGACTGGCGCTGCACAACTATCATAGCACTCACCAGGTTTTGCCACCGGGAAGTTTGCGGGGAACCGGTCTGGCCTGGGGCTTCGTGGCCCACCTGCTCCCCTTCATCGATCAGGCCAACGTCTATGACACCATTGATTTTGAACATACTGACTGTGCCCAGTACATCATCAATCAGCAGACCGCCGGATTACCAGATCCCAGTTCGATTCTGCTCCCGATTGTGACCTGCCCGAGCGATCCCAATTCGCAAATTCAACTCCTTTCAGGCCCAACAGGTCCCACTCCCAACTCCTACAATACAGGCCGTCTCTACCCCTCCGACTACCTGGGCGTCAGCGGGAGCAAGGAAAGCAGTTCTGGCACGTGTCCGTTTAATGGCATTCTCAACGGCGACGGAACCCTCTATACCAAAAGCCGAACCCGATTCGGAGATGTGACCGATGGTCTCTCCACAACGTTTCTGGTGGGCGAGCGAGGAATTCCTTCAGACTGGGGTTGGGGCTGGCCCATCTGCGGCGGAACGGAATGCGAACAATACATTGCCACCGAACGCGGACTGGCGCCGCCCGATCTGCCACCTGATACAAACCAGAGTGTTCTCTCCTTCTGGAGCTGGCACACGGGAGGCACGCATTTCCTGATGGGAGACGGTGCCGTCCGTTTTCTCTCGACCAGTCTTGACTACCCCACCTTCCTGAGCCTCTCAACCCGCTCTAATGGTGAAGTCGTCGGCGAGTTCTAG
- the ppk2 gene encoding polyphosphate kinase 2, with product MPIPENVLLQDELSDLHSSREFIQLLRSKKVSVGKIKRSIKYEFDLEYLQIELVKMQRWVQETGKRVAIIFEGRDAAGKGGTIRRFIEHLNPRAMRVVALPKPTQEETGQWYFQRYIRHLPNPGEIVLFDRSWYNRAVVEPVNGFCSPEQYEQFMRQVPEFEHMLMEDGVQLVKFWFSISKEIQLARFESRRTNPLKQWKFSPLDQQAQTLWEEYTKYKESMFGRTHTSFSPWIIVQANKKKFARLESIRYVLSLLDYAGKDESQISLIPDPNIVMRFHRSALGID from the coding sequence ATGCCAATTCCCGAGAACGTTCTGCTGCAGGACGAATTATCCGATCTACACTCTTCGCGCGAGTTTATCCAACTGTTGCGGTCGAAGAAGGTCAGCGTGGGGAAGATCAAACGATCAATCAAATACGAATTCGACTTGGAATATCTTCAAATCGAACTCGTAAAAATGCAGCGCTGGGTTCAGGAAACAGGTAAGCGGGTCGCGATTATTTTTGAAGGTCGCGATGCCGCAGGAAAAGGGGGAACAATCCGCCGCTTCATTGAGCATCTCAACCCGCGGGCGATGCGTGTAGTTGCGCTTCCCAAGCCAACTCAGGAAGAAACGGGGCAGTGGTATTTCCAGCGGTACATTCGACATCTTCCGAACCCCGGAGAAATCGTCTTATTCGACCGCAGCTGGTACAACCGGGCGGTTGTCGAGCCTGTGAATGGATTTTGTTCGCCCGAACAATACGAACAATTTATGCGCCAGGTTCCCGAATTCGAACATATGTTAATGGAAGATGGCGTACAACTGGTAAAATTCTGGTTTTCCATCTCGAAAGAAATCCAGCTCGCCCGGTTTGAATCGCGACGGACGAATCCGCTCAAACAGTGGAAGTTCAGCCCGCTTGATCAGCAAGCCCAGACGTTATGGGAAGAATACACCAAATACAAGGAGTCCATGTTTGGACGGACACATACCAGTTTCAGCCCCTGGATTATCGTGCAGGCAAACAAGAAAAAGTTCGCCAGACTGGAAAGCATCCGCTATGTCCTGTCTTTGCTGGATTACGCAGGGAAAGACGAGTCTCAGATCTCACTCATTCCCGATCCGAATATCGTGATGCGTTTCCATCGCTCTGCACTGGGAATCGATTAA
- the hcp gene encoding hydroxylamine reductase, translating into MFCNQCEQTSQGTGCTDIGVCGKDPDMQSLQETLLYGVKGMAAYANHARRLGKTDDEVSAFIEEALFATMTNVNFDLESLLELVLECGRMNLRVMQMLDEGHAEKFGTPEPTTVHEGTKAGPGILVTGHDLLDLSDLLEQTKGMGINVYTHGEMLPAHSYPELKKHAHLAGHFGTAWQNQQLEFTQFSGPVVATTNCVLIPWESYADRLFTTRITAVPGGTRVPDNDFAPVIQKALECAPLAEQQVGESTIGFHHGVILGIADKIIDAVKSGEIKHFYLIGGCDGAESGRNYFTQVAQQAPQESVILTLGCGKFRIRDYDYGTVAGLPRLLDMGQCNDAYGAIKVASALAESFECGVNDLPLTLVISWFEQKAVAVLLTLLHLGIKGIRLGPEPPAFITPNVFQILQEKFDLKLIEAEPPKELFQLSAN; encoded by the coding sequence ATGTTCTGTAATCAATGCGAGCAAACATCCCAGGGAACCGGTTGCACAGATATCGGAGTCTGTGGCAAAGATCCCGACATGCAATCGTTACAGGAAACACTGTTGTATGGGGTCAAAGGGATGGCTGCATACGCAAACCATGCCCGCCGCCTGGGAAAGACTGATGATGAGGTCAGCGCTTTTATAGAAGAAGCGCTCTTCGCCACGATGACGAATGTCAATTTTGATCTTGAGTCTTTGCTGGAACTCGTGTTGGAATGTGGCCGCATGAATTTGCGGGTCATGCAGATGCTGGATGAAGGGCATGCGGAAAAGTTTGGAACTCCGGAACCGACGACCGTGCATGAAGGCACGAAAGCGGGACCGGGAATTCTGGTGACCGGCCATGATCTTCTCGACCTTTCCGATCTACTGGAACAGACAAAAGGCATGGGGATCAATGTCTATACTCATGGAGAAATGTTGCCCGCTCACAGTTATCCGGAACTCAAAAAACATGCGCATCTGGCGGGGCATTTCGGGACAGCCTGGCAGAATCAACAATTAGAGTTCACCCAGTTCTCCGGCCCCGTTGTGGCGACGACGAACTGTGTACTGATTCCGTGGGAATCGTACGCTGACCGTTTATTTACAACGCGAATTACAGCAGTTCCGGGAGGGACTCGCGTGCCGGACAATGATTTTGCTCCGGTCATCCAGAAAGCGCTTGAATGCGCACCCCTGGCGGAACAGCAGGTCGGAGAGTCGACGATTGGTTTTCATCATGGTGTGATTCTGGGAATTGCCGACAAGATCATCGATGCGGTCAAATCGGGAGAAATCAAACACTTCTATCTGATTGGTGGCTGCGACGGCGCGGAATCGGGGAGAAACTACTTCACACAAGTTGCACAGCAGGCACCGCAGGAATCGGTCATCCTGACTTTGGGTTGTGGGAAATTCCGCATTCGCGATTATGACTACGGAACTGTGGCGGGCTTGCCACGACTACTCGACATGGGTCAATGCAACGACGCTTACGGAGCGATAAAAGTAGCATCGGCGTTAGCAGAATCGTTTGAGTGCGGTGTGAACGATCTCCCGTTGACACTTGTCATTTCCTGGTTTGAACAAAAGGCAGTCGCCGTTCTACTTACACTGCTTCATCTCGGAATCAAAGGGATTCGTCTTGGTCCCGAGCCACCGGCATTTATCACGCCAAACGTGTTTCAGATCCTGCAGGAGAAATTTGATCTCAAGCTGATCGAAGCGGAACCTCCAAAAGAATTGTTTCAATTAAGCGCAAATTGA
- a CDS encoding protoglobin family protein, producing the protein MDHIDESLLESDLVYRFEYFKDFIGFSENDVIAIRSTIAQLAPHIGKLVDATYEKLLSYDATARHFVPRQHGYEGAVPDSLDSLSDQSAQIKFRKDHLQRYFMQLLGHAYDSKIVLYLDMVGKIHTPKAGNQQIDVPLIQMNVLLGLISDKLTETLLELDLAPDQKIAALRAFNKLLWIQNDFISRHYVTIPEAVSSDEAV; encoded by the coding sequence ATGGACCATATTGATGAGTCACTTCTTGAGAGTGATCTTGTTTATCGATTTGAGTATTTCAAAGACTTCATCGGTTTTAGTGAAAACGATGTGATTGCGATCCGGAGTACGATTGCTCAACTGGCACCACACATCGGCAAGTTAGTTGATGCGACTTACGAGAAATTGCTCAGTTATGACGCAACGGCTCGTCACTTTGTCCCACGTCAACATGGCTATGAGGGCGCTGTTCCCGATTCATTGGATTCTCTTTCGGATCAGAGTGCCCAGATCAAATTTCGGAAAGACCACCTGCAGAGATATTTCATGCAGCTTCTGGGGCATGCCTATGATTCGAAAATCGTCCTTTATCTGGACATGGTAGGGAAGATTCATACTCCCAAGGCGGGGAATCAACAGATCGATGTTCCCCTGATTCAAATGAATGTGCTGCTCGGTCTTATCTCAGATAAATTAACCGAGACTTTGCTGGAGCTGGATCTTGCCCCTGATCAGAAAATCGCTGCGCTGCGTGCATTTAATAAACTGCTCTGGATCCAGAATGACTTTATTTCCCGTCATTATGTCACAATTCCCGAGGCAGTCTCTAGCGATGAGGCAGTATAA